The following is a genomic window from Balneola sp..
GCATTTTGTTGATGATATAGACAACCCTTATATCGATAATGGCCGTGAAAATAACCCGCCTGAAAATATGTCCGAGCGCCGGAAGTTGTTCGCTGAAATCATCAAAAAGGCCGATGCAGATATTGTAGTGCTTCAGGAATTTGAAAGTGACAGCTATGCCCAGAAGCTTGCGGAAGAATCTTTCCCGGAAATGGGTTATCAGGTTTTTGCCGGGCACGAAAGTAATGACTGGTACATGAATGTGGTGGTGATGAGCCGTATTCCATTGGGGCTTATTCATAGCTATGCCACAACAAACACTCCAATAGTTGGTCAGACTGATGATGAAGGCAATCCAACTTCTCAAGCTTTTACTAATAACCGAATGTGGACTACCGAAGTAATAGTTAATCCAGACTATCAGTTTTCATTAACCGGAGTTCACCTCAAAGCCGGCCGGGGCGAGCGAAACGAAAACTGGAGGCTTGGACAGATCAACCTCCTTCGATCTCATTACAAACAATTACTCAGCTTAAATCCGGATCAGAATATCTTAACGGTTGGCGATTTCAACAGCACGCCGGACAGTGATGAATTTAAGGCTTTTTTAGGAGCTGGAACCGACGTTGAGTTTATGGACCCACTTGCAGGAACCAATGTGTTTTCTCACCCCGCCGACTCTGCTTTCTGGAGAATCGACCACATTTTACCCAACACCAACATGAGCTCTGAGATAATCAGTGATACCGTTTTGGTTAATTACTTTTTCTCTCCTGATTCGATGGAAGTAGCAGCTGATCATCTGCCAATGTCAGTTGAGATAATAGCTCGAGATCAGTAGCATCTCTTATCAGGCAAGGGAGCGAATAATACCGTTTGCTCCCGATATACAATCGGGTACCGAGACTCCCCATCGGTAATTTCCTCCGAAGTAAAAGCCCGGATATTCTTGTTCAAACCCGCTCAACGTCTCTTTTATACCTTCATAACCTACATTCATTTGGGGAATAGCCTTAGGCCATAATCGGGACTTTATCATCGATGGTTGCTCTTCTATTCCCATTAAATTTGAAAACTCCGCAAGGATTTCCTGTTCGATTTCCCCTACAGGATCTGATATTACATTCCGGTCGTGAGCTCCACCGGTCATCAAGGTAAAGTGATGAAGGTTCTCACCAGAAAGCTCCGGGAATATGCTTGATTTCCAAATTGCCCCTAATAGACGAAGGTTTTCTTTTCGTGGTACCAAAAAGCCAAAACCATTCTTTTGCATATCAACCTGACCCTTCTCAAAAAGAACCTGAGTTGATAACATTGGGGCATAATCGATATCGGTAAGCAATGCAGATACTTCCGGTGCAAAACCTTCCAGTATCCGTCCCAGGCTGAATGCAGGCACACAGGAGATAACCTTCTGTGCTTCATAGGCCCTCTCTTCGGTGGTGATTTTATAACCGGATGACAGCTTCTGTACACTGAGCACTTCATCGTATATGATATGTTCTGAAAGCTTTTCTGTGATAGCATCCGTCAGCTGCTGTATGCCTTTTCGGAATGAAAGCACCATGGGCTTTACCGACTTCTTTTCCTTTTTAGACCGAAGAGCTCCCCAAACCAAAGAACCATATTGCTGCTCATATCTAGCGAGTTCAGGCAATACTGTCTTTTTACTCATCTGATAGATATCTCCGGCATATATCCCGGAGAAAACCGGATCTGCTAAATAGCTTACTGCTTCTTTTCCGAGTCTCCGCTCAAGAAACTCGCCTACACTTTCGTCTCCATCTAAATCCTCTTTTCCTGAAATAAAAGGTTCAGCCAACGCCCTCAACTTCCCTTTGCCCGACACAATTTTGGTGGCAAATAGAGATCCTAAGCTAGGCGAAAGTCTCTGGAGTTTAGCATCTCTGACAATAAATCTTGTTTTGAAAGCTTCGGAGATTTGAATCACATCATCCAAAATGCTCAACTCTTTTGCCAGTTGCCTTATCTCCCCATTTCGGTCTCGGAGGGAATTGGGCCCGAAATCCAATTGCGAATTGTGAAGTTCTACAGTAGATATCTTACCACCCGTTTCCGGCTCTTTTTCGAAAAGCTTGAATGGTATCCCGACCTTATGCAGAAACCAAGCTGTTGATAATCCGGAAATCCCTCCACCTATAACGAGTACTTCTTCTCCGAAATTAAACTTGTTCATGCAAAACCTGTAATCTAAGCTGCTTCTACCTTGGCTTTAATTTGTTCTGAGCACCAACTTTCAAGCGCATCAATCCAAAGGTCATCATCATTTACACAGGGAATGAGAATCAAATCTTCTCCCCCGGCTTCGATAAAATCTTCCTTACCTCGAATACCAATTTCTTCGAGCGTTTCAATGCAATCAGAAATAAAGGCTGGACAACAAACCGCTATCTTTTTCACACCTTCTTCGGCCAATCGTTCAAGTTCGTTATCTGTGGCAGGAGTAAGCCAGGGATCAATCCCTAACTTGGACTGAAACGCAAAACTGTAGTTAAAGTCTTTGCTATCCAGGTCTAAGTACTTGGCTACATTTTGAGTGGTCTTTACATCCTGGTGTCGATAGCAAAATGTATGAGCCGGTGAATTCACGTTACAACAGTCTTCACATTTCAGGCAATGATCGCCGGTGATATCTCTTTTCTTAATATGCCGCTCAGGCACGCCATGGTAGGAAAACATCAAGTGATCGATATCATGTTCTTCGATGTAAGGACGGATACTTTCCCCGAGTGCTTTCACATAGAGCGGGTCGTCATAAAATGCATCTTTCGTAATCATCTCCAGGTGAGGATATTTTTTCTGCCATACTTCTTTGGCATCCTCAATCACAGTCTCGGTGGTGGCCATTGCATATTGTGGATATAGAGGCACCATGAACACTTTTTCGAGGTTTGGATTTTTCTCCATCAGCTCATCAAAACCCGCTTCAATAGATGGGTTTCCATACCTCATCCCCATCGCAATAGGTACATCATCACCTAAACGCTTTTGGAGCTTATCAACCACGCGCTGTGTGATTACGATAAGCGGTGAGCCTTCATCCCACCAAATTAGTTCATAAGCTTCCGCCGATTCTTTAGGCCTGATCGGTAAAATGATTCCCTCAACCACAGCTTTGCGAATCGGAGTTGGGAAGTCAATCACTCGTTTATCACTTAAAAATTCCCTAAGATAAACTTTAAGATCAGCCGGTTCATAGCTATCCGGAGATCCAAGGTTCACCAATAATATTCCTGTATTAGATTGTGCCATGCCTGATTTTAGTATATGTTTGATGTACAGTTACGCAATAACTTTATTTAATGTGAAGAAAGTATGAATTCTAAGAAAAACAGCTCTGTACTTATTGTCGGTTGTGGTTGGTTAGGAAAAAAACTCGGTCAAGATCTCCTTAAAAAGGATTACTTAGTGTTCGGAACTACCCGCTCATCATCCAATTTTTCTGATCTTGATGAACTTTCCATCAAACCGGTGAAGATGGAGCTGCCCGTAAAATCACTTTCTGATATTCGACCGCCAAATGTTGATTCGGTTATTATTTCCATCTCACCCGGCAGGGGTGAAGATCGCAGTCAATACCCAAAAGCGATCGGTCAACTTTCTCAGGTACTGGCTGACAGAAACGTACAGATCGTTATGTATAGTTCCACCTCAGTATATGGAGATGCAAAAAATGAAGTTATTGAATCTGACTCCAAACCCGACAGCAAAAATGATAATGCAATTATAGCTGCTGAAGGTGCTTTACTAGACCATT
Proteins encoded in this region:
- a CDS encoding endonuclease/exonuclease/phosphatase, with the translated sequence MRTLILLFSLLLLSNCTTHQQGRVDSENYTESLATPVWYNPANFDTVKVLSWNVEHFVDDIDNPYIDNGRENNPPENMSERRKLFAEIIKKADADIVVLQEFESDSYAQKLAEESFPEMGYQVFAGHESNDWYMNVVVMSRIPLGLIHSYATTNTPIVGQTDDEGNPTSQAFTNNRMWTTEVIVNPDYQFSLTGVHLKAGRGERNENWRLGQINLLRSHYKQLLSLNPDQNILTVGDFNSTPDSDEFKAFLGAGTDVEFMDPLAGTNVFSHPADSAFWRIDHILPNTNMSSEIISDTVLVNYFFSPDSMEVAADHLPMSVEIIARDQ
- the hemG gene encoding protoporphyrinogen oxidase, whose amino-acid sequence is MNKFNFGEEVLVIGGGISGLSTAWFLHKVGIPFKLFEKEPETGGKISTVELHNSQLDFGPNSLRDRNGEIRQLAKELSILDDVIQISEAFKTRFIVRDAKLQRLSPSLGSLFATKIVSGKGKLRALAEPFISGKEDLDGDESVGEFLERRLGKEAVSYLADPVFSGIYAGDIYQMSKKTVLPELARYEQQYGSLVWGALRSKKEKKSVKPMVLSFRKGIQQLTDAITEKLSEHIIYDEVLSVQKLSSGYKITTEERAYEAQKVISCVPAFSLGRILEGFAPEVSALLTDIDYAPMLSTQVLFEKGQVDMQKNGFGFLVPRKENLRLLGAIWKSSIFPELSGENLHHFTLMTGGAHDRNVISDPVGEIEQEILAEFSNLMGIEEQPSMIKSRLWPKAIPQMNVGYEGIKETLSGFEQEYPGFYFGGNYRWGVSVPDCISGANGIIRSLA
- a CDS encoding ferrochelatase, with amino-acid sequence MAQSNTGILLVNLGSPDSYEPADLKVYLREFLSDKRVIDFPTPIRKAVVEGIILPIRPKESAEAYELIWWDEGSPLIVITQRVVDKLQKRLGDDVPIAMGMRYGNPSIEAGFDELMEKNPNLEKVFMVPLYPQYAMATTETVIEDAKEVWQKKYPHLEMITKDAFYDDPLYVKALGESIRPYIEEHDIDHLMFSYHGVPERHIKKRDITGDHCLKCEDCCNVNSPAHTFCYRHQDVKTTQNVAKYLDLDSKDFNYSFAFQSKLGIDPWLTPATDNELERLAEEGVKKIAVCCPAFISDCIETLEEIGIRGKEDFIEAGGEDLILIPCVNDDDLWIDALESWCSEQIKAKVEAA